TTCCGCGCATCGTCGATGCCCCGGTGATGAGTGCCTTCCAGCGGCAGGCCCGCGAGCTGGAGTGCCTTCTTCATCCCGACCGATTTACCGATGCCCTGGCGCTTGGCGAACCGGGCTTTGATATTGATGTGATAATCCGTCGGAAACGGGTAGGGCACCCGATGGTGCGCGCAGTCCTGGAGGAACTGGTTGCGATCATAATTGCCCCAGCTACAGAACACCGGGCTGGCGAATCCGCCCACCCAGGCCCGGAAGCGGTCATTGACCACGGGAAATGGATCCGCTGCCTCGACCTCTGCCTGGGTGATGCTGGTCAGCCGGGTGCAGAACTCGGTCAGGAGCGGATTGCGCACCGGGCGCACGAACGCCTCGAACTCACCGACCTGCGCCAGGGCCTTGCCCTCGACCGCGACGGCGCCGATCTCGATGATTTCCATCTCATGTCGCGGGAATTCCCCTGCATCGGTGCAGGTGGCCTCCAGGTCGACGATGAGGTAGGTGTTGCCCTTTTGGCTGGACATGGCATTCACTCACTGTGCTTCCGGTCATGGGTCCTGTATTCGAACCGGAGGGCCTTGCGGCGTTCGAACCGTTTTATCACCCACAGCTTTACCCCTTCGTCACCGTCCACCTGGATGAGCGCGCGCCAATCAAATAGACCAGCAACGCGGATATCATCCCGGTATTCCTCGGGTAGACCCTGCGTGAGCACATAGGCCGTCTCGCCGTCCTGCCAGACATCCAGCGTCCCGACGATAGGCCAAGGGTCAGGCGCAGGGCGCAGGGCGACCATCGTGATGTTGTCGGTCAGGTTCTGCCTGCTGACCAGCTCGGTGCCGATGGCCTCCATTGATTCTCCGGCGCGGAGGCGTTCGGCGATCTCCCGATAAGCGGCGTGGCGCTCCTCCAGGTTTCCCGCGTTGTGGACCCCGTCGGTGACGCCCAGGATCAGGCTGTCCTGTGGGACGTTGAAATCCTGCAACTCCGGCTCGCGAAATAACAAGCCATCGAGTTCCGTATCACCCAGGGCGCGGGTCATGGCAAGGCCATACCCGTAATCCCCGCCTCCGTTCATCAGATATTGATCACCGATATAGGCGCGACACAGGATACTGTCGTAATCATTTCTTTCATGCGCTTCATCGATTTGTGCCTGAATACGCTCCCGATCCGCTATACATGTCTGCACCGAGTGATCGGGCGTGACCCGCAACTCCCCCTCGGG
This sequence is a window from Thiohalobacter thiocyanaticus. Protein-coding genes within it:
- a CDS encoding 3'-5' exonuclease, with amino-acid sequence MSSQKGNTYLIVDLEATCTDAGEFPRHEMEIIEIGAVAVEGKALAQVGEFEAFVRPVRNPLLTEFCTRLTSITQAEVEAADPFPVVNDRFRAWVGGFASPVFCSWGNYDRNQFLQDCAHHRVPYPFPTDYHINIKARFAKRQGIGKSVGMKKALQLAGLPLEGTHHRGIDDARNMVRLMPYIFGQARLGRQKS
- a CDS encoding PP2C family serine/threonine-protein phosphatase; its protein translation is MNTLDWLTLAVYQATNQRHSQEDRWVAQPVEDGYLLAVLDGHGGSYVADFAASRLAHYFRMALIRKLPLQLSAHQARREKIEAALGPDEIEAWIKGRDPDYLDMDLGFTGYEEADEAGKRAILDQVARDNLVDKRIKQQREKAIRLDPYRDIHDALRDTVTQLQSDFKKSHRTGSTLSLAYVITEENGLLIFTAQLGDSSIAILSPEGELRVTPDHSVQTCIADRERIQAQIDEAHERNDYDSILCRAYIGDQYLMNGGGDYGYGLAMTRALGDTELDGLLFREPELQDFNVPQDSLILGVTDGVHNAGNLEERHAAYREIAERLRAGESMEAIGTELVSRQNLTDNITMVALRPAPDPWPIVGTLDVWQDGETAYVLTQGLPEEYRDDIRVAGLFDWRALIQVDGDEGVKLWVIKRFERRKALRFEYRTHDRKHSE